The DNA region CCTGCACCAGCACCGCAGGGTACGCCGAGGGCAGCACGTGCCTGGCCAACACCCAGGCGGCCGAGGCCCCGAGGCTGCGCGCCGCCTGCACGTACTCGAACTCGCGTGCCTTGAGCACCTGGCCCCGCACCAGCCGCGCGTAGCCGACCCAGCCGATGGCGGCCAGGGCCAGCACCACGTTGCGGAGGCTGGGCCCGAGCGCGGCCACCAGGGCAATCGCGAGCAGGATGCCCGGGAAAGCCATCAGCACGTCGATGACCCGGCCGATCAGCGTGTCGACCCAGCCCCCGGCATAGCCGGCGACCCCACCGACAAGCAAGCCGATCGCGGCCGACACCGACACCACCGAGACGCCGACCAGCAGCGAGATGCGCGCGCCCGCGACCAGCCGCGCCAGGATGTCGCGCCCCAGTTCGTCGAGCCCGAACGGATGCGCCAGCGAGGGACCGGCCAGGCGGAGGGCCAGCTCCTGCGTCCGCGGATCGGAGGCCACCAGCCACGGGCCGGCCACCGCCACGAGCACCGTCGCCACCACGAGCACGAGGCCGATGCGCAGGTTCATTCGTACCGGATCCGGGGATCGGCCACGCCGTAGGCCAGGTCGGTGAGCAGGTTGACGGCCACGTACGTGACCGCGATGAGCAGGATGCACCCCTGCACCATCGGGTAGTCGCGGAACTGGATCGACTGAATCAGCAGCCGTCCGAGCCCGGGCCACGCGAAGATCGTCTCGGTGATGATGGTGCCCGTCAGCACGGCGCCGAACTGCAGGCCGATGATCGTGATGATCGGGATGAGGCCGTTGCGCAGCGCGTGGCGCAGGACCGTGCGGGTACGCGACAGGCCGCGGGCCCGCGCCGCCCGCACGTAGAGCTCCTTGAGCTCCTCGACCAGGCTGGCCCGTGTCATGCGCGCCAGGATGGCCGCGAGCGCGAGGCCGAGCGTGAGCGCCGGCAGCACGAGGTACTCGGGCGGCACACGCGGCACCGAGCCGATCAGCATCTCGCTCGACGGTCCGCGCCCGGAGATCGGCAGCCACCCGAGGGTGACGCCGAACAACAACGCGAGCAACGGCCCGAGCCAGAAGTTCGGCATCGACACCCCCACCAGCGCCAGGGCCATCGCGGCACTGTCTACCCAGGTGTGGGCGCGCACGGCCGCGAGGATGCCGAGCGGCAACGCCACCACCAGCGCCACGGCCATCGCGGTGACCGCCAGCAGGACCGTCGCCCCGAGCTTCTCGGAGAGTTCGGTGGTGACCGGCCGGCCCGTGCGCAGCGACTGCCCGAGTCGCCCTCGGACGGCATCGGAGAGGAAGCGCCCGTACTGCACCGGCAGCGGGTCGTCGAGCCCGAGCTTGCCGCGCAGCGCCGCGACGTCGGCCGGCGTGGCCGCCTCGCCGAGCATCGAGACCGCCGGGTCGCCCGGCACCAGGTGAATCAACGCAAACACCATCGTCGCCACCCCGAGGAGCACGGGGATGGTGAGAAGGAGCCGACGCACGAGGAAACGCAGCATGGGTCGGCGCCTATGGTAGTCGAGGCCCCTCGTCCGGCTCGTCGAGGCGCAGCCGGCGCACCAGCTTGGAGAGCCCCTGCCTGGTGAGGCCGAGGTCGCGGGCGGCCAGCGACGGACGGCCGCCGGCCCGCGAGAGCGCGTCGCGGACGTAGGTGGCCTCGAAGGCGCGGCGCGCCGCGTCGAGTCCGGCGCGGGTGACGTAGGGCGTGGAGGCGTCGGTGCGGCGCAACTCCGGCGGCAGGTCGTCCACGCCGACGCGCCCGCGCGACGGCACGCGGACCGCGAGTGCCGCCAGGGTGTTCTGCAGTTGCCGGACGTTGCCGGGCCAGTCGTGCTGCGCGAGGGCGTCGAGCACCGGCCCCTCGAGCCGGGCCCGGCTGCCGACGCGCGCGGCGCAGTCGCGCCAGAAGTGCCGGGCCAGCGCCGGGATGTCCTCGCGGCGCTCGCGCAGGGCCGGCATGCGCACCCGCACCACGTCGAGGCGGTAGAACAGGTCGGCCCGGAACGTGCCGCGCCGGACCGCCTCTTCCAGCGACACGTTGGTCGCCGCGATCACCCGCACGTCGACCCGGTGTGCCGTGTTCTCGCCGACGCGCCGCACTTCCCCGTCCTGCAACACGCGCAACAGCTTGGCCTGCGCGCGGGCGCCCAATTCGCCCACTTCGTCGAGGAAGAGGGTGCCGCCGTCGGCCTCGTCGAACAGACCCGTGCGATCGGCGGCAGCGCCGGTGAAGGCACCGCGCACATGGCCGAAGAGCTCGGACTCGATCAGGTCGTCGGGCAGCGCGGCGCAGTTGATGGCGGCGCAGCGCCGCTGGCGACGAGGCCCGAGCGCGTGGATGGCCCGGGCGGCCAGTTCCTTGCCACAGCCGCTCTCCCCCCGAATCAACACCGGGAACGGGGCGCGAGCCGCGAGGGCGATCTGCGCGCGCACGTCCCGCATCACGACGCTCTCGCCCACCAGCGTGTCGGCCAGCGGCGAGTTGGCCGCCGACGACGGCCCCGACGTCGGCACGCGCGAGGAGGCGAGCCGCGCGAAGACCGGCAGCAGCTCCGACCGCGCCACCGCCTCGTCGCGCGTCGGCCAGGTGCCGCAGACATGGACGTACAGGTCGTCGCGGGCCTGGTGCCGCCCCGATGCGTGCCAGCCGCTTGTCGAGGCCAGGCCATCCAGGCCGTCCTCGAGGCAGAGACGGCGCCAGGCGTGCACGGCCTCGGGCGACGGCTCATCGGTGGCCAGCACGCGGACCTCGGTGCCGCGCACTGCGAGGATGCCGGCGCGCCTGGCGCCGGTGTGCCGTCGCACCGCGCGGCAGGTCACCACGAGGGCGTCTTCGTCGCGCCGCACCTCCTCGAGGGCAGCCGTGACATCGAGCAGTTCGAGATGAGTCATGCGGATTGGTCCTTCCCTCGACGGTCGACACCAGAGGAACGACGGCGCGGCGGGCCCGCGGCCCCTCGCCCGCCACGCCCGGCGGACGAGCCGACCGTGCGCGGAGGCCGCCGGCGCGGTTGCGGCGACGATCGGCAGCGCCTCCGCATCGCCGACGACCGGCGTGAACCCCGTCGTGGCCATCGCCGCGACTCGCCCGCCCTGCGCGACCCAGGAGGCCAGGGCGACCGGCACCTCCTCCTGGCCGGCTGTGACCGCCACGCACAGGGGCGGCCACGCCCGGGCGCTGCGCGCATCGAGCCAACGGAGCAGCGCGACGTGGACCGGCACCCAGCCGGCGCGCCGGGCCGCGGCCGCCACCCCGCACCAGCCCGCGGCGTCTCCGGCGTGCGTGACACCGATGCTGTCGGGCGCGGGGTCGGCCAGGTCCGGCACTGCCATCGTGAGATCCGCCGCCACCCCGCTCGAGGCGATCACGCGGTGCGTGCGCCAGCGTCCCAGCCAGTCCTGGCAGGCCCACTGGTCGAGGATCGAACTCGTGCCGGTCGGCGCCGAGACGATGCCGGGCACGGTGTCGATCCGTACGGACCACCCCGTGGCCAGGTCGCGCAGGCCCCCCGGCCCGGACAGCAGCCGCCCGCCCCGGATCGACGTCACGTCCATGCCGCTCACGGGTGGACACAGGAGCAAGCCACTCGCCACGCGCGGCTGCGGCGATTCCGCAGCAATTGCGGCGATCGCGCCGCCCGCCCTGCGGAATCTGCGAGGCCGGGCCGCAGCGGGCGGCGCAGGAACTACCACCGCGACGCTGCCCGGCCCGGCCGCCGTGTAGAATCGCGGGTTGATGCTTCGCTTTCTCACCGCCGGTGAATCACACGGGCAGGCTCTCGTTGCGATGGTGGAAGGTCTGCCCGCCGGCCTTCCGATCGACCAGGAGGCGCTCGCCCGCGAGCTCCGACGCCGGCAGCTCGGCTACGGGCGCGGCCGCCGCATGCAGATCGAGACCGATACCGCAGAGATCCTCAGCGGCGTGCGCAAGGGCCAGACCCTCGGCAGTCCGGTGGCGATGCTGATCCGCAATCGCGACTGGAAGAACTGGCAGCAGACGATGCATGTCGGGCCGGAGGCGCCGGCCGACGCGACGGGTGCCAGGCGCGCCCCGGTCACCCGGCCGCGGCCCGGCCACGCCGATCTCGCCGGCGCGCTGAAGTACGACCGCGACGACATGCGCGACATCCTCGAGCGGGCCAGCGCGCGCGAAACCGCGGCGCGCGTCGCGGCCGGTTCGCTGGCCCGGCAGCTGCTGTCGGCGCTCGACATCCGCATCGTGAGTCACGTGTTCACGCTCGGGGCGGTGTCGGCCGGCGACCCGTTGGCCTGCACGTTCGAGCAGATCGCCGCGATCGACGACGAGGCGCCGCTGCACTGCGTGGACGAGGGGGTGCAGCAGCAGATGATCGAGGCCATCGATGCCGCACGCGCCGCGGGCGACACGCTCGGCGGGGCCTTCGAAGTCGTCGTGCGCGGCCTTCCCGCCGGACTCGGCTCGTACGTGCAGTGGGACCGCAAGCTCGATGGCCGGCTCGCCCAGGCGGTCATGTCGATCCCGGCGATCAAGGCCGTCGGCATCGGCAAGGGCGTCGGCGTCGCCTCGATCCCGGGCTCGCAGGTGCACGACGAGATCCTCCTGCCTGCCGAGGGTGCGCCGTCCCGTCCCATCGGCGTCGCTCGCCCGACCAACCGCGCCGGCGGCCTCGAAGGCGGCGTCACCAACGGCGAGGACCTCCGCATCAGCGGCTACATGAAGCCGATCTCCACGCTGATGAAGCCCCTCCGCTCGGTCGACCTGCAGACGATGCAGGAGTCGCCGGCGGCGATCGAGCGCAGCGACGTGTGTGCGGTGCCGGCGGCGGCCGTCGTCGCCGAGGCGATGGTCGCCTTCGTCCTTGCCGACGCCGTAATCGAGCGGTACGGCGCCGACACGCTCGACGACATCCGCGCCCAGATGCAGCGCGTCGATGCGCGGGTGGCGCAGCGGTTCTCGGGCGCGCCGACCGAAGCCTGACGCATGCGCCGGCCGATCCTGCGGTACGGGGACCCGGTCCTCCACCAGAAGGCCGCGCCCGTCGAGTCGATCACGCCGGCGATCGACACGCTGATCGCCGACATGCGCGAGACGCTGCGCGCCGCGGCGGGCGTCGGCCTGGCCGCGCCGCAGGTCGGCGAGTCGGTGCGTCTCTGCCTGATCGACCTGTCGGCGGGCTCGCGCGCCGACCAGCTGCTCGTGCTCATCAACCCCGAGATCCTCGAACGCGATGGCCTGCAGTTGAAGGAAGAAGGCTGCCTCAGCCTGCCGGGCATCGAAGCCACCGTGCCTCGCCCCTTGCGCATGGTCGTCAGGGCGATGGATGCCGACGGTGACGTGCGCGAGATCCGCGCCGAAGGACTCCTCGCGCGCGCCCTGCAGCACGAGATCGATCACCTCGACGGCGTGTTGTTCCTCGATCGCCTCCGGCCGGTCTACCGGTGGGCGATCATCCGCCGCATCAAGCGCCTGCGTCGTGCGGGCAAGTGGTGAGCACGACGGTTCCCGACATGCCCCTCCGCATCGCCTTCTTCGGCACCCCGGCCTTTGCCGTGCCGACGCTCGACGCCCTGCTCGCCTCCTCGCACGAGGTGGTCGGGGTGGTCACGCAGCCCGATCGTCCGCGCGGCCGCGGGCAGCAGGTCAGCGACGCGCCGGTCAAGGAGCGCGCCGTCGTCGCGGGCGTCCCGATCCTGCAGCCCACCAGGCTGAAGGATCCCGTGTTCCTCGACGCGTTCCGCGCCTGGAACGCCGACCTCGGCGTGGTCGCGGCGTACGGCCGCCTGCTGCCCCAGGTGCTGCTCGACATCCCGCCGCGCGGGCTCCTCAACGTGCACGCCTCGCTGTTGCCGGCGTGGCGTGGCGCCTCGCCCATCCAGCGTGCCGTCCTCAACGGCGATGCGGTGAGCGGCGTCACCATCATGCGCGTGGTGCTCGCCCTCGATGCCGGGGCGATGCTCGCGCGGGTCGAGGTGCCCGTCAGTCCCGACGACACGAGCGGCTCGCTCGAGGCGAGGCTCGCGGTCGCCGGGGCGTCGCTCCTGCGCGACGTGGTGGATCGCATCGGCCGCGGCGAGTCCGTGGAGGAGGTGCCGCAAGACGACGCGGCCGCGACGCTGGCGCCGCGCCTCGAGAAGCAGGAGGGGCTCATCGACTGGACGCGGTCGGCGTGGAGCCTGGACTGCCACGTGCGTGGCATGCAGCCGTGGCCGTCGGCCTTCACGTACGTCGACGGGCAGCGCCTCGTGGTGCGCGAGGCCAGGGCCGACGACACGCCCGCGGGTGACGTGCCGCCCGGCGGCCTCGTGCGGGTCGACGGCGATGCGGCGCTGCTGGCCTGCGGCGACGGGCGCTGCCTGCGGGTCAGCCGCGTGCAACCCGAGGGGAAGCGGGCGATGACGACGCGGGAGTGGCTGCAGGGGCGACGCGCGGCCGAGCCCCTGCGCGCCGGGATGGCGCCGTGATTGCGCCCGCGAGGCGCGCCGCCACCGACGTGCTCGTTGCCGTCGAGGCCGGTCGGATCGACCTGCCGTCGGCGTTGGCGCAGGCGCACGCCGGGCTTGCCGACGCGCGCGACCGGGCGCTGCTCACGGAGCTGGCCTCTGGCGTCGAACGCTGGCGCCTCGCGCTCGATTTCGCCATCCACGCCCTCACCAACCGGCAGCCGGCCTCGCTCGATCCGGAGGTGCGCGCGACGCTGCGGCTCGGGCTCTTCCAGTTGCAGCACGCGACCCGAACCCCGCCATCGGCCGTCGTCAACGACGCGGTCGAGATCGTCAAGCGCGGGCCCACGCGCAGCGCCTCCGGCATGGTGAACGCCGTGCTGCGCCGCGTGGTGCGCGATGGGTTCCCGCGGCTGCCCGACGCGCCACGGGTGCCGGTCGGCGACCCGCGCTGGCGCGAGCAGGCGCTCGCCTACCTGGCCATCACCGGATCGCACCCGCGCTGGCTGGTCGAGCGGTGGGTCGACAGGCACGGCTACGACGCGGCCGAGGCCTGGATCCGCCACGACAACACGTCGGCCGACGTCACCGTCTGGCCGATGCCCGGCCGCGGCGTCCTGCCGGAAGACCTGCACGGGCAGCCGACGCGCTTCGTGCCCGGCGGCCTGGTGCTCGACGCCGGCAAGGACGCGCTGCCGCTGCTGCGCGAGGCCAGGGCCTACGCTCAGGACGAGGCCTCCGCGGCCGTCGGGCTGGTGGCCGCCACCGTGGCGCGGGGCCGTGTGCTCGACGCCTGCGCGTCGCCAGGCGGCAAGAGCCTGGTCATGCACGGCCGGCTGCCCGCGGGCAGCCGCCTGATGGCCAACGACTTGCGCGCCCGGCGTGTGACGCTCCTGGCGCAGACGCTGGCGCGGATCCCGGGCGCTGCCATCCCGGTGCTACGCAGCGACGCGGCGCGCCTGCCGTTCTCGGCAAGCCTCGATGCCGTCCTGGTGGATGCGCCCTGCTCCGGCCTCGGCACGCTCCGTCGCGAGCCCGACGTCCGCTGGCGGCGCGGCCCCGGTGACCTGCCAGCGCTGGTGGCCACGCAGCGCGCCCTCATCGAGGAAGGTCTGCGGGCCCTGGCCCCCGGCGGCCGGCTGATCTACGCCACGTGCTCGAGCGAGCCCGAGGAGAACGAATCGCTGGTAGCCGACGTGCTGGTGGCCCACCCCGAGTTGACGCGCATCGACCTGCGCACGGCAGCGCTGCCCGCCTCGATGGCGCCGCTGCTGACCGACGAGGGTGCCCTGCGCACCTGGCCGCACGCGCACGGCCTCGACGCCTTCTACGCCGTGGTCCTGCAGAAGCCTTGACCATGCGGTAGCCGTCGCGCTCGCGCGACGGTCTCTGACCTGGGCTGGCCATGACTGACCGTCGCCCAAGGGCGACGGCTACGACCAACGGCCGACTGCCCACTGCCCACTGCCGACTGCCGACTGCCGACTGCCGACTGCCCACTGCCGACTGCCGACTAGAATGGTGTGCTGATGGAATCGGGTCGAGGGTTCACCGGACGGGTCTGGGGCGCGGGCAAGTTGCTCGTGCTGCTGGCCTTGCTCGGGCTGACGTACGCCGTCTCGTTCGGCATGGCGATGCGGCTCGCGCTGCGGACGCGCGACGTGCGCGTGCCCGACCTGCGTGGGCGCACCGTCAACCAGGCCAGTTCCTCGCTCACCGAACTCGGCCTGCCGCTCAAGGTCGAAGAGTCGCGGCGCTCCGACCCGAAGGTACCGGCAGGCCTCATCCTCGCGCAGGATCCCGTGTCGGGCAGCACCGCTCGTCGCCCGCGCAGCGTGAAGGTGTGGTTGAGTGCCGGGCCGACCGTGAGCCGCGTGCCCGCCGTGACCGGCCTCACTGAGCGCACCGCGCAGCTGCGCCTCGAGAGTGAGGGGGTCGGCATCCGGGGTCTCGCCGCCATCCGCTCCTCGGCCTTCCCCGCCGGCATCGTCGTGTCGCAGAACCCGGCGCCCGGCGCCGCGGCCGACACCGTGTCGTTGCTGGTCAACCGCGGCGAGCGGGGTGCCACCTACGTCATGCCCGACCTGATCGGCGTCAACGCCCAGCGGGCCGCGGAAGTGCTGCGGGTGCGGGGCTTCCGCGTGGCGCTGGTGGCCGAGCAGCCCTACCCCGGCGTTCCCCCCGGCATCGTCCTGCGACAGTCGCCGCTCGGCGGCTTCCAGATTGCGCCCGGCGACGCCATTTCCCTGGAGGTCAGCCGGTGAGCGTGCGTCTCGCGCCGTCGGTGTTGAGCGCCGACTTCGCCGCGCTCGGCGAAGACGTGCGGAAGGTGGCGGCGGCCGGCGCCGACTGGATTCACGTCGACGTGATGGACGGCCGCTTCGTGCCCAACATCAGCATCGGCCTGCCCGTCGTCGCGGCCCTGAAGCGGGTGTCGCCGGTGCCCCTCGACGTGCACCTGATGATCGTCGAGCCGGAAAGGTACGTGGATCAGTTCGTGGAGGCCGGCGCGGCGTCCCTCTCGGTACACGTGGAGGCCACCGACCACCTGCACCGGTTGGTGCATCGGATCCGGCAGCTGGGCGCTCGGCCGGGCGTGGCGATCAACCCGGCCACCTCCCTCGACACGCTCGCCGAGATCGCGCCCGACCTCGACATCGTCATCCTCATGTCGGTCAACCCGGGCTTTGGCGGGCAGGCGTTCATCGAGCGGAGCTACGACCGGCTGCGCCGGCTGCGCGACTTCCTGGATCGGGCGGGGAGCCAGGCCCTGATCACCGTCGACGGCGGGGTCGATCCCGGTCGGGCCGAAGCCGTGGTCGCCGCGGGAGGCGACGTGCTGGTGGCTGGCGCGGCCGTGTTCGCCGCCGCCGATCCCGCCGCGGCGATGGCCGACCTGCGGGCCGCCGGCACGCGTGGCTGGCAGGCGCGCGGCGCGCGATGAGCCGGGTGGCGGGCGCTGCCCGCATCCGCGTCCGCTATGCCGAGACCGACCAGATGGGGGTGGTCTACCACGGCAACTACTTCGCCTGGTTCGAGGTCGGCCGCGTCGAGCTGCTGCGACAGCTCGGCTGGAGCTACAAGGCTCTCGAAGCCGACGGCGTGAGCCTGCCCGTCATCGAGGCCACTTGCACGTACCTGCACCCGGCGCGGTACGATGACGAGTTGGAGATCCGGACGACGGGCCGCATGGCGAGCGCGCTTCGGGTCGAGTTCACCTATGAGCTGGTCCGGCTGGAGGACGCCCGCGTGCTGGCGACGGCCCGGACGATGCACGTACCCGTCAACCGCGACGGGCGGCCCTGCCGCCTGCCGGTGGCGTTGAGGGAGATCTTCTCGTGAGGGCACTCGTGACCGGCGCGGCGGGCTTCATCGGCTCGACGCTGACCGACCGCCTGCTGGCGCAGGGCGCCGACGTGGTCGGCATCGATTGCTTCACGGACTACTACCCGCGCGCGCTCAAGGAGACGAACCTTGCCGGGGCACGCCAGTCGGCGCGCTTCGAACTGGTCGAGGACGACCTGCTCGACACCGACCTGGCGGCCCTGCTCGACGGCGTCACCCACGTCTTCCACCTGGCCGCGCAGGCCGGCGTCCGCAAGAGCTGGGGCCGCGACTTCAGCGTCTACGTGAGCAACAACATCGCCGCGACGCAACGGCTGCTCGAGGAGTGCGCCGGCCGGCCGCTCGAGCGCTTCGTCTATGCCTCGACGTCTTCGGTGTACGGCGACGAGGCCCCGATCCCGATGCGGGAGGATCAGCGCTTGCAGCCGCTCTCCCCGTACGGGGTGTCGAAGCTGGCCGCCGAGCACCTCGGGCACCTGTACTTTGCCAACCATGGGCTGCCGTTCACGGCGTTGCGCTATTTCACCGTGTACGGCCCCCGCCAGCGGCCCGACATGGGGTTCCATCGCTTCCTCACGGCCGCCATGGCAGGCAAGCCGCTCACGCGCTTCGGCGACGGCGAGCAGACGCGGGATTTCACGTACGTGGCCGATGCGGTGACCGCCACGGTCGCGGCGGCCACCCTCGGCGCACCGGGCCGCGTGTACAACATCGGCGGCGGGTCGCGGGTGACCGTCAACCAGGTGTTCGAGATCATCGGGCGCCTCGTCGGGCGCGCCGTGGAGATCGACCAGCAGCCGCCCCAGAAGGGCGACATGCGCGACACGTACGCGGACACGAGCCGGGCGAGGGCCGACCTCGGCTTCGTCCCGTCGGTGACGCTCGAGCAGGGACTGACAGAAGAATACGCATGGCTACGGACCGAACGCGCATGACGATGGTGATGGCACGTCTCCGGCTGGCAGTGGTGCTCGGCCTCGCGGTGATGGCCGGCGCGTGCGCCACCAAGCGCGGCAACATCCCCACCGGGGTCACCGAGCCCGACAAGTACTTGTACGAGCAGGGCCAGGCCTCGATGACCGACCGCAAGTGGTTCACGGCCCGCGAGTACTTCCAGCAGTTGGTGGACGGCTACCCGCAGAGCCCGCTGCGCGCCGACGCCAAGCTGGGGCTCGGCGACGCGTACCTCAACGACGGCACCACCGAGGGCAAGCTGCGCGCCGAGCGCGAGTTCCAGGAGTTCCTGTCGTACTTCCCGACCCACCAGAAGGCCGACTACGCGCAGTTCAAGCTGGCGATGACGCACTTCGAGCAGATGCCGAAGGCCGAGCGCGACCAGACCGAGACCAGGGCGGCGCTGGAGCAGTTCGAGGCCTTCCGCACCCGCTACCCCAACAGCCCGTTGATGCCCGACGTCC from Luteitalea sp. TBR-22 includes:
- the fmt gene encoding methionyl-tRNA formyltransferase produces the protein MSTTVPDMPLRIAFFGTPAFAVPTLDALLASSHEVVGVVTQPDRPRGRGQQVSDAPVKERAVVAGVPILQPTRLKDPVFLDAFRAWNADLGVVAAYGRLLPQVLLDIPPRGLLNVHASLLPAWRGASPIQRAVLNGDAVSGVTIMRVVLALDAGAMLARVEVPVSPDDTSGSLEARLAVAGASLLRDVVDRIGRGESVEEVPQDDAAATLAPRLEKQEGLIDWTRSAWSLDCHVRGMQPWPSAFTYVDGQRLVVREARADDTPAGDVPPGGLVRVDGDAALLACGDGRCLRVSRVQPEGKRAMTTREWLQGRRAAEPLRAGMAP
- the def gene encoding peptide deformylase, translated to MRRPILRYGDPVLHQKAAPVESITPAIDTLIADMRETLRAAAGVGLAAPQVGESVRLCLIDLSAGSRADQLLVLINPEILERDGLQLKEEGCLSLPGIEATVPRPLRMVVRAMDADGDVREIRAEGLLARALQHEIDHLDGVLFLDRLRPVYRWAIIRRIKRLRRAGKW
- a CDS encoding thioesterase family protein, with the translated sequence MSRVAGAARIRVRYAETDQMGVVYHGNYFAWFEVGRVELLRQLGWSYKALEADGVSLPVIEATCTYLHPARYDDELEIRTTGRMASALRVEFTYELVRLEDARVLATARTMHVPVNRDGRPCRLPVALREIFS
- a CDS encoding PASTA domain-containing protein, which encodes MESGRGFTGRVWGAGKLLVLLALLGLTYAVSFGMAMRLALRTRDVRVPDLRGRTVNQASSSLTELGLPLKVEESRRSDPKVPAGLILAQDPVSGSTARRPRSVKVWLSAGPTVSRVPAVTGLTERTAQLRLESEGVGIRGLAAIRSSAFPAGIVVSQNPAPGAAADTVSLLVNRGERGATYVMPDLIGVNAQRAAEVLRVRGFRVALVAEQPYPGVPPGIVLRQSPLGGFQIAPGDAISLEVSR
- a CDS encoding RsmB/NOP family class I SAM-dependent RNA methyltransferase, giving the protein MIAPARRAATDVLVAVEAGRIDLPSALAQAHAGLADARDRALLTELASGVERWRLALDFAIHALTNRQPASLDPEVRATLRLGLFQLQHATRTPPSAVVNDAVEIVKRGPTRSASGMVNAVLRRVVRDGFPRLPDAPRVPVGDPRWREQALAYLAITGSHPRWLVERWVDRHGYDAAEAWIRHDNTSADVTVWPMPGRGVLPEDLHGQPTRFVPGGLVLDAGKDALPLLREARAYAQDEASAAVGLVAATVARGRVLDACASPGGKSLVMHGRLPAGSRLMANDLRARRVTLLAQTLARIPGAAIPVLRSDAARLPFSASLDAVLVDAPCSGLGTLRREPDVRWRRGPGDLPALVATQRALIEEGLRALAPGGRLIYATCSSEPEENESLVADVLVAHPELTRIDLRTAALPASMAPLLTDEGALRTWPHAHGLDAFYAVVLQKP
- a CDS encoding ABC transporter permease; this translates as MNLRIGLVLVVATVLVAVAGPWLVASDPRTQELALRLAGPSLAHPFGLDELGRDILARLVAGARISLLVGVSVVSVSAAIGLLVGGVAGYAGGWVDTLIGRVIDVLMAFPGILLAIALVAALGPSLRNVVLALAAIGWVGYARLVRGQVLKAREFEYVQAARSLGASAAWVLARHVLPSAYPAVLVQATLGMAGAIVAEASLSFLGLGVQPPTPSWGAMLDAGRGHLLDAPHLTIFPGMAIALLVLGFNFLGDGLRDRIDPRRVK
- the aroC gene encoding chorismate synthase, whose translation is MLRFLTAGESHGQALVAMVEGLPAGLPIDQEALARELRRRQLGYGRGRRMQIETDTAEILSGVRKGQTLGSPVAMLIRNRDWKNWQQTMHVGPEAPADATGARRAPVTRPRPGHADLAGALKYDRDDMRDILERASARETAARVAAGSLARQLLSALDIRIVSHVFTLGAVSAGDPLACTFEQIAAIDDEAPLHCVDEGVQQQMIEAIDAARAAGDTLGGAFEVVVRGLPAGLGSYVQWDRKLDGRLAQAVMSIPAIKAVGIGKGVGVASIPGSQVHDEILLPAEGAPSRPIGVARPTNRAGGLEGGVTNGEDLRISGYMKPISTLMKPLRSVDLQTMQESPAAIERSDVCAVPAAAVVAEAMVAFVLADAVIERYGADTLDDIRAQMQRVDARVAQRFSGAPTEA
- the rpe gene encoding ribulose-phosphate 3-epimerase; this translates as MRLAPSVLSADFAALGEDVRKVAAAGADWIHVDVMDGRFVPNISIGLPVVAALKRVSPVPLDVHLMIVEPERYVDQFVEAGAASLSVHVEATDHLHRLVHRIRQLGARPGVAINPATSLDTLAEIAPDLDIVILMSVNPGFGGQAFIERSYDRLRRLRDFLDRAGSQALITVDGGVDPGRAEAVVAAGGDVLVAGAAVFAAADPAAAMADLRAAGTRGWQARGAR
- a CDS encoding NAD-dependent epimerase/dehydratase family protein, with amino-acid sequence MRALVTGAAGFIGSTLTDRLLAQGADVVGIDCFTDYYPRALKETNLAGARQSARFELVEDDLLDTDLAALLDGVTHVFHLAAQAGVRKSWGRDFSVYVSNNIAATQRLLEECAGRPLERFVYASTSSVYGDEAPIPMREDQRLQPLSPYGVSKLAAEHLGHLYFANHGLPFTALRYFTVYGPRQRPDMGFHRFLTAAMAGKPLTRFGDGEQTRDFTYVADAVTATVAAATLGAPGRVYNIGGGSRVTVNQVFEIIGRLVGRAVEIDQQPPQKGDMRDTYADTSRARADLGFVPSVTLEQGLTEEYAWLRTERA
- a CDS encoding sigma-54-dependent Fis family transcriptional regulator, with translation MDVTSIRGGRLLSGPGGLRDLATGWSVRIDTVPGIVSAPTGTSSILDQWACQDWLGRWRTHRVIASSGVAADLTMAVPDLADPAPDSIGVTHAGDAAGWCGVAAAARRAGWVPVHVALLRWLDARSARAWPPLCVAVTAGQEEVPVALASWVAQGGRVAAMATTGFTPVVGDAEALPIVAATAPAASAHGRLVRRAWRARGRGPAAPSFLWCRPSREGPIRMTHLELLDVTAALEEVRRDEDALVVTCRAVRRHTGARRAGILAVRGTEVRVLATDEPSPEAVHAWRRLCLEDGLDGLASTSGWHASGRHQARDDLYVHVCGTWPTRDEAVARSELLPVFARLASSRVPTSGPSSAANSPLADTLVGESVVMRDVRAQIALAARAPFPVLIRGESGCGKELAARAIHALGPRRQRRCAAINCAALPDDLIESELFGHVRGAFTGAAADRTGLFDEADGGTLFLDEVGELGARAQAKLLRVLQDGEVRRVGENTAHRVDVRVIAATNVSLEEAVRRGTFRADLFYRLDVVRVRMPALRERREDIPALARHFWRDCAARVGSRARLEGPVLDALAQHDWPGNVRQLQNTLAALAVRVPSRGRVGVDDLPPELRRTDASTPYVTRAGLDAARRAFEATYVRDALSRAGGRPSLAARDLGLTRQGLSKLVRRLRLDEPDEGPRLP
- a CDS encoding outer membrane protein assembly factor BamD, which codes for MATDRTRMTMVMARLRLAVVLGLAVMAGACATKRGNIPTGVTEPDKYLYEQGQASMTDRKWFTAREYFQQLVDGYPQSPLRADAKLGLGDAYLNDGTTEGKLRAEREFQEFLSYFPTHQKADYAQFKLAMTHFEQMPKAERDQTETRAALEQFEAFRTRYPNSPLMPDVQEKERIARDRLSESIYKVGYFYHRARWYPGAISRFRQVLQEDPQFTGRDAVYYYLAEALVTVRLEAEALPLLDKLEEEFIESEFLVKGAALREQVKTTLAQRTPGTEGSPTAAPGAPAAPGASGVVTPPAQGTTTTPVVKPGTPPPASGVDAKPVPRG
- a CDS encoding ABC transporter permease, whose translation is MLRFLVRRLLLTIPVLLGVATMVFALIHLVPGDPAVSMLGEAATPADVAALRGKLGLDDPLPVQYGRFLSDAVRGRLGQSLRTGRPVTTELSEKLGATVLLAVTAMAVALVVALPLGILAAVRAHTWVDSAAMALALVGVSMPNFWLGPLLALLFGVTLGWLPISGRGPSSEMLIGSVPRVPPEYLVLPALTLGLALAAILARMTRASLVEELKELYVRAARARGLSRTRTVLRHALRNGLIPIITIIGLQFGAVLTGTIITETIFAWPGLGRLLIQSIQFRDYPMVQGCILLIAVTYVAVNLLTDLAYGVADPRIRYE